In Phaeobacter porticola, one DNA window encodes the following:
- a CDS encoding adenylate kinase codes for MSNIILLGPPGAGKGTQARYLVESRNMVQLSTGDMLRDAQASGSEMGKRVAEVIARGELVTDRIVIGLIREKIEEGAEGGFIFDGFPRTLAQADALAELLRETGQKLDAVIEMQVDDSALVARITGRSTCGDCGEVYHDETKPWPADGKCANCDGTTQKRRPDDNEESLRTRLMEYYKKTSPLIGYYYAKGSLQRLDGLASIEEVRKNLGWIMGD; via the coding sequence ATGAGCAATATTATTCTTCTGGGCCCGCCCGGCGCGGGCAAAGGAACACAAGCACGTTATCTGGTTGAATCACGCAATATGGTTCAATTGAGCACCGGGGACATGCTGCGCGATGCGCAGGCCTCTGGTAGCGAGATGGGCAAACGCGTTGCCGAGGTGATCGCCCGTGGCGAACTGGTCACCGACCGCATTGTCATTGGTCTCATCCGCGAAAAGATCGAAGAAGGGGCTGAGGGCGGTTTCATCTTCGACGGTTTCCCGCGCACCCTGGCGCAGGCCGATGCGCTGGCGGAGCTGCTGCGTGAGACAGGGCAGAAGCTGGACGCGGTGATCGAGATGCAGGTGGATGATTCCGCGCTGGTCGCTCGGATCACCGGTCGCTCTACCTGTGGTGACTGCGGTGAGGTCTATCACGACGAGACCAAGCCCTGGCCTGCGGATGGCAAGTGCGCCAACTGCGATGGTACCACCCAGAAGCGCCGCCCGGACGACAACGAGGAAAGCCTCCGCACCCGTCTGATGGAATATTACAAAAAGACCTCGCCGCTCATTGGCTACTACTACGCTAAGGGTAGTCTGCAGCGTCTCGACGGTCTCGCCTCCATCGAAGAGGTTCGCAAGAATCTCGGTTGGATCATGGGCGACTAA
- the rpsM gene encoding 30S ribosomal protein S13, whose translation MARIAGVNIPTAKRVPIALTYITGIGTTSAEAICEAVGIDATRRVNELSDAEVLAVREHIDANFTVEGDLRRETQMNIKRLMDLGCYRGLRHRRNLPVRGQRTHTNARTRKGPAKAIAGKKK comes from the coding sequence GTGGCACGTATTGCCGGCGTAAACATCCCCACTGCAAAGCGGGTACCCATCGCCCTCACCTATATCACTGGCATTGGCACAACCTCTGCTGAAGCCATCTGCGAAGCCGTAGGCATCGACGCTACCCGTCGTGTAAACGAGCTGTCCGACGCTGAAGTTCTGGCCGTGCGTGAGCACATCGACGCCAACTTCACTGTTGAAGGCGACCTGCGTCGTGAAACTCAGATGAACATCAAGCGTTTGATGGACCTGGGTTGCTACCGCGGTCTGCGTCATCGTCGTAATCTGCCCGTTCGCGGTCAGCGTACCCACACCAACGCTCGTACTCGCAAAGGCCCTGCTAAGGCCATTGCTGGTAAGAAGAAATAA
- the rpsK gene encoding 30S ribosomal protein S11 codes for MARDKTRTKRKERKNIASGVAHVNSSFNNTKILISDVQGNAISWSSAGTMGFKGSRKSTPYAAQMAAEDAGKKAQEHGVKTIEVEVQGPGSGRESALRALAAVGFNITSIRDVTPMAHNGCRPPKRRRV; via the coding sequence ATGGCACGCGATAAGACTCGTACCAAGCGCAAAGAGCGCAAGAACATCGCCTCCGGCGTTGCACATGTGAACTCCTCGTTCAACAACACCAAGATCCTGATCTCGGACGTGCAAGGCAACGCGATTTCCTGGTCCTCCGCAGGCACCATGGGCTTCAAAGGGTCGCGTAAATCGACTCCTTATGCTGCTCAGATGGCTGCTGAAGATGCAGGCAAAAAAGCGCAGGAACACGGCGTTAAAACCATCGAAGTCGAAGTTCAGGGTCCCGGTTCTGGCCGTGAATCCGCACTGCGCGCCCTGGCCGCAGTGGGCTTCAATATCACCTCGATCCGTGATGTGACCCCGATGGCCCACAACGGCTGCCGTCCGCCGAAGCGCCGTCGCGTCTAA